The Triticum aestivum cultivar Chinese Spring chromosome 3A, IWGSC CS RefSeq v2.1, whole genome shotgun sequence genome includes a region encoding these proteins:
- the LOC123059104 gene encoding pectinesterase inhibitor 10-like, whose product MASRTRTATSLLIFVLTTTVAASTSSTNAAATPPSPEAPPPPPPPPPPPPPCVAPQPVAAFLRARCAATLYRVTCYNTLIPYGCVFQTNPVRLARAAVELNAAQLRALSTRVKEVVARGGIGQPGRAAYALQDCAGTVSSAAGLAKKSGAEIGKLDAAGSNATVTQVRWAISNAQTWLSAAMGNEATCTEELAPWGAAAAAKELVARTVIAMESTSVALALVNGMPR is encoded by the coding sequence ATGGCATCTCGAACAAGAACCGCCACCTCTCTCCTCATCTTCGTCCTCACCACCACGGTTGCTGCGTCTACATCGTCCACAAATGCTGCCGCCACGCCGCCGTCACCAgaggcaccgccgccgccaccaccaccaccgccaccgccgccgccgtgcgtCGCACCACAGCCGGTTGCAGCGTTCCTCCGCGCGCGATGCGCCGCCACGCTGTACCGAGTGACCTGCTACAACACCCTCATCCCCTACGGCTGCGTGTTCCAGACAAACCCCGTCAGGCTCGCCCGGGCCGCCGTCGAGCTCAACGCGGCCCAGCTCCGCGCCCTCTCCACGCGCGTGAAGGAGGTCGTTGCCCGTGGCGGCATTGGCCAGCCGGGAAGAGCCGCCTACGCGTTGCAGGACTGCGCGGGCACGGTCTCCTCGGCGGCCGGGCTGGCCAAGAAGTCGGGGGCCGAGATCGGCAAGCTCGACGCGGCGGGAAGCAATGCGACCGTGACTCAGGTCAGGTGGGCGATCTCCAACGCGCAGACGTGGCTCAGCGCCGCCATGGGCAACGAGGCCACATGCACCGAAGAGCTCGCCCCAtggggagccgccgccgccgcgaaggAGCTTGTTGCCCGGACGGTGATTGCCATGGAGAGCACGAGCGTCGCCCTCGCGCTGGTCAATGGCATGCCACGCTAA